The Streptomyces sp. NBC_00435 nucleotide sequence GGCCAGGAGGCCCGGGTCGCGGGTCCGGTCAGGTCCGCCGCGGCGGCGCGGTCCGGGCCGGTGGCACCGGTGTTGCGCGAACCCTTGTGGGGCTCCTGGACCAGCTCCCGGCGAGTGATCTTCGTACTGCCGACCATCAGCAGTCCGAGGTGGCGCACCACCAGTTCGCCCAGTTCCGCGTCGCCGATGTCGGCGCCGGGGATGTCCAGGCGGAACCCCTGCATCTGCAGGGCGCCTCCGTTGCTGAAGACGACCTCGGCGTCGAAGTCGACCCGCCACTGAGCGCCGTTGGTTGCCGTGGTTCCCGTGGTTCCCGTGGTCATGTTCTCTGTCCTCGCGTTCGTGGATCCGCCGCTCAGCGGATCCGTGCTCTGCCGTGCCTGCCCAACCGGCCCGTGCGGCCCGTCCGGCTCAGGCGCAGTCGATCAGAGCTTTCTCCAGAGCCGCCGCCATCTCGTGGATCTCCTCCTCGGTGATCACCAGTGGCGGAAGCAGGCGGAGTACGGCGCCGTGCCGGCCGCCGCTCTCCAGCAGCAGCCCGTGGTCCAGGCAGGCCCGCTTGACGCGCTTGGCCCGGGCGCCGTCGGCGGGCAGGGTGCCCAAGTGGTCCGCCGGGCCCTCGGGGTCCACGATCTCGATGCCCCACATCAGGCCCCGGCCCCGGACCTGGCCGATCTCCGGGTGGTCCGCGGCCAGCCGGCCGAGCAGGCCCTCGATCAGCCGGCCCTTGGCGGCGGCCTTCTCGATCAGGCCCTCGGACTCCGTGACCCGCATCCCGGCGAGTCCCGCGACCAGGGCGATCTGGTTGCCGCGGAAGGTGCCCGCGTGGGCGCCGGGCGACCAGGAGTCGTACTTGCCGTGGTAGAGCAGCAGCGCCAGCGGGAAGCCGCCGCCGGCTGCCTTGGACACGAGGACAGCGTCCGGCTCGATCCCGGACTCCTCGAAGGCCCACATGGTGCCGGTGCGCCCGAATCCGGCCTGGATCTCGTCCAGGACCAGCGGGATGTCCAGCCGGGCGGTGATCTCCCGCAGCCCGCGCAGCCAGGCGGCCGGCGCGGGGATGACCCCGCCCTCGCCCTGGACCGCCTCGACGAAGATCGCGGCCGGTCTGGTGATGCCGCTCTCCGGGTCGGTGAGCAGCCGCTCGATGTAGGTCAGGCCGGCCTGGATGCCCGCCTCGCCGCCGAGTCCGAAGGGGCAGCGGTAGTCGTAGGGATAGGGCAGGTGGTGGACGTCCGGCATGAGGGAGGGCACGGACTCCTTGGCACCCAGGTTGCCGGTGAGGGCCAGCGCCCCGGCCGTCATCCCGTGGTAGGCGCCGTGGAAGGACATGACCGTCCGGCGGCCGGTGGCGGTCTTGAACAACTTGATCGCGGCCTCGGTGGCGTCGGTGCCCGCCGGTCCGCAGAACTGCGTCTTGAAGGTGTCGGCCATGGTTCCCGGCAGCCGTGCGTACAGCGCCTGCAGGTACTCGTACTTGGCCGGGGTGGTCAGGTCCAGCGCCTGCTGGACTTGACCGGAGGTGAGGTACTCCCCCACCTTGTCCAGTACTTCGGGGTGGTTGTGCCCCAGGGCGAGGGTGCCCGCCGCGGCGAGGCAGTCCAGGTATTCACGGCCGTGCCCGTCGCGGATCCGCGCGCCGCGGCCTTCGGTGAGGAGCTTGCCGAAGGCGTTGGCGTAGGTCCGGGCGCCCGATTCGCGCGCCTCGACGAATGTGTACATCTCGTCCGGCGTGAGGGTGGTCACGTCTTCACTTCCTCAGGTGTGAGCGGGCGTCGGCGACCATGACCTGACCGAGGGCGATCCCTCCGTCATTGGTCGGCACGAGCCGCTGGACATAGGTGTCGAAACCGTCGGCGGTCAGCCCGGTCAGACAGTTGAGCAGCAGGAACTCGTTGAGGAACACGCCTCCGGAGAGGGCGACCTGGTTGACCCCGGTCGCCTCCCGCAGGGCCTTGCAGCGCTCCCGGACCATCTCGACGACGGCCGTGTGGAAGCGGCGGCTGATCCGGTCCACGGGCAGTCCGGCGGCGATGTCGGCGGCCATGGCCCGGATCACGGGCCGCGGGTCCACCTCGGTCAGGCCGTCGGTCTCGTAGGCCCCGAAGCGGTACGAGGCCTCGTCCTCCTGGGTCGCGTCGCGGTCCAGCAGGCCTTCCAGCTCGATCGGGCCCTGGGCCTCGTACTCGGCCTTCGCGCAGACCCCGGCGAGGGCGGCGGCCCCGTCGAAGAGCCGGCCCATGCTGGACGTCGGCGGGGAGTTGATGCCGCGGGCGGCCATCCTCGCGAAGACCTGGCGCCGCTGCTCGTCGAGGACGGCCAGGGCGGGGAAGCCAGCCAGGGCCCGGTCCCCGTCGCCGTCGAAGGCGTCCAGGGCCAGTGCGTATCCCGTGCGGATGGGTTCGCGTACGGCCTGGTCCCCGCCGATCAGCGGCAGCCCGCGCATCCGGCCGACGCGGCGGAAGGAGGCGAAGTCCCCGAGGAGGAACTCCCCGCCCCAGACCGTGCCGTCCTCGCCGTATCCGAAGCCGTCGAAGATGACGCCCAGGGTGGTGCCGCTCACGTGGTTCTCCGCCATGCAGGAGGCCATGTGCGCGTGGTGGTGCTGCACTTCGACGGTCACGCCGGCCGGGCCGGTGCCGTCGTCGTCCAGGGCGGCACGGGTGGAGCGGAACTGCGGGTGCATGTCGTGCGCGGTGATCTCCGGCTTGAGCGCGTACAGCTGCGCCAGGTGCCGGGCGGTGCGGTGGTGCGCGGCGAAGGTCTCGTCGTTCTTGAGGTCGCCGATGTGCTGGCTGAGGAAGACCTGGGAGCCGTTGGTGAGGGCCACGGTCGTCTTCAGTTCGGCCCCGAGGGCGACCACGGGGGCCACCTCCCGGCCGACGTCCACCGGGTAGGGCGCGTAACCGCGGGCCCGGCGGATGAACTGGAGCAGCGGCTCGTCGAGTTCGGGGTGGTGCGAGAGGCGGACCACCGAG carries:
- a CDS encoding diaminobutyrate--2-oxoglutarate transaminase family protein — translated: MTTLTPDEMYTFVEARESGARTYANAFGKLLTEGRGARIRDGHGREYLDCLAAAGTLALGHNHPEVLDKVGEYLTSGQVQQALDLTTPAKYEYLQALYARLPGTMADTFKTQFCGPAGTDATEAAIKLFKTATGRRTVMSFHGAYHGMTAGALALTGNLGAKESVPSLMPDVHHLPYPYDYRCPFGLGGEAGIQAGLTYIERLLTDPESGITRPAAIFVEAVQGEGGVIPAPAAWLRGLREITARLDIPLVLDEIQAGFGRTGTMWAFEESGIEPDAVLVSKAAGGGFPLALLLYHGKYDSWSPGAHAGTFRGNQIALVAGLAGMRVTESEGLIEKAAAKGRLIEGLLGRLAADHPEIGQVRGRGLMWGIEIVDPEGPADHLGTLPADGARAKRVKRACLDHGLLLESGGRHGAVLRLLPPLVITEEEIHEMAAALEKALIDCA
- the hypF gene encoding carbamoyltransferase HypF, whose product is MSTEQTAATTEAAETDHSAGPAAGTEEWRIRVTGVVQGVGYRPFVYKLARELDLSGWVRNDPEGVLVEVSGPVAALTEFAAGLSGRAPELARVDEVRPTRGLTPGTVPGGPFTIVHSEHTGARSALLPADTHVCGDCQAELRDPKDRRHRYPFINCTNCGPRYSIIQDLPYDRPMTTMASFTMCADCKNEYEDPMDRRYHAQPNACPDCGPRLLLQDREGNTAEGDEALLRAARVLADGGIAAMKSVGGFHLVVDATNAEAVALLRGRKRRDSKPFAVMVRDLATAQRLVELSDAEIDVLRSPARPILLARKRAGSLPESVAPRNPNLGIMLPSAPHHHLLLDEPGLEALVATSGNISGYPIAYRNEEALEQLFEIADVILYHDRDIEIRVDDSVVRLSHHPELDEPLLQFIRRARGYAPYPVDVGREVAPVVALGAELKTTVALTNGSQVFLSQHIGDLKNDETFAAHHRTARHLAQLYALKPEITAHDMHPQFRSTRAALDDDGTGPAGVTVEVQHHHAHMASCMAENHVSGTTLGVIFDGFGYGEDGTVWGGEFLLGDFASFRRVGRMRGLPLIGGDQAVREPIRTGYALALDAFDGDGDRALAGFPALAVLDEQRRQVFARMAARGINSPPTSSMGRLFDGAAALAGVCAKAEYEAQGPIELEGLLDRDATQEDEASYRFGAYETDGLTEVDPRPVIRAMAADIAAGLPVDRISRRFHTAVVEMVRERCKALREATGVNQVALSGGVFLNEFLLLNCLTGLTADGFDTYVQRLVPTNDGGIALGQVMVADARSHLRK